The segment GAGACTTATGAGCAGATGCCATTCAGGAGCGAGCAGCTTGGCGAGGCAATAAGATTTATTAAGGAGAATATGAAGGTTAAAGTGCTGTATCATAAGGACATGCCTATAAGTGTGGAGATTCCTACATTCGTTGAGCTCAAAGTTGTAAAAACAGACCCTGCGGGCTTTAAGGGCGATACAGCCTCAGGAGGAGGGAAGCCTGCAACTTTGGAAACAGGGGCTGTGGTCAGAGTGCCCTTTCATATAAATGAGGGAGATATGATAAGAGTTGATACAAGAACATCTGAATATATAGAGAGAGTAAAATAGTGTCAGTATCAGTAAATCAGTATT is part of the Nitrospirota bacterium genome and harbors:
- the efp gene encoding elongation factor P; protein product: MISTSDFRKGLKVEFKGEPCEIVDFQHVKMGRGGAIVRTKMRNIKTGAVLEETFRSGEKLETPGLEEKSMQYLYSQDELYYFMDEETYEQMPFRSEQLGEAIRFIKENMKVKVLYHKDMPISVEIPTFVELKVVKTDPAGFKGDTASGGGKPATLETGAVVRVPFHINEGDMIRVDTRTSEYIERVK